Proteins encoded together in one Myxococcales bacterium window:
- a CDS encoding cysteine synthase A has product MPVRDGFVGTVGATPLIRIGSLSEATGCTILGKAEHLNPGGSVKDRAARQIVLDAEAAGRLGGARGPREIVEGTAGNTGIGLALVARARGYGCHIVIPETQSPEKIDLLRALGAVVHLVPALPFADPGNYYHVARRLADERGAFWADQFENPANARAHYLTTGPELLAEAPRLDGFVACAGTGGTIAGVSRYLKEARPRVQCWLIDCEGSSLYNHVIHGTLDAAGSSVLEGIGIRRITANFAGATLDGAFAGTDREAIEMVHWLLANDGLFVGGSAALACVGAVKLARVLGSGATVATILCDGAQRYASRLFSSEWLAAKGLTPTATDLSFVS; this is encoded by the coding sequence ATGCCCGTCCGCGATGGCTTCGTCGGCACCGTCGGGGCCACCCCGCTCATCCGCATCGGCAGCCTGTCGGAGGCGACCGGCTGCACCATCCTCGGCAAGGCCGAGCACCTCAACCCCGGCGGCAGCGTCAAGGATCGGGCCGCGCGCCAGATCGTCCTCGACGCCGAGGCCGCCGGGCGGCTGGGCGGCGCCCGCGGGCCGCGCGAGATCGTCGAGGGCACCGCCGGCAACACCGGCATCGGCCTGGCGCTGGTCGCGCGGGCCCGCGGCTACGGCTGCCACATCGTCATCCCCGAGACCCAGAGCCCCGAGAAGATCGACCTCCTGCGTGCGCTCGGCGCGGTCGTGCACCTGGTGCCGGCGCTGCCGTTCGCCGACCCCGGCAACTACTATCACGTGGCCCGGCGCCTGGCCGACGAGCGCGGGGCGTTCTGGGCCGATCAGTTCGAGAACCCGGCCAACGCCCGCGCCCACTACCTCACGACCGGGCCCGAGCTCCTGGCCGAGGCGCCGCGGCTCGACGGCTTCGTCGCGTGCGCGGGCACCGGCGGCACGATCGCCGGCGTGTCGCGCTACCTCAAGGAGGCGCGGCCGCGCGTGCAGTGCTGGCTGATCGACTGCGAGGGCAGCTCGCTCTACAACCACGTCATCCACGGCACCCTCGACGCCGCCGGGTCGAGCGTCCTCGAGGGCATCGGCATCCGCCGGATCACCGCCAACTTCGCCGGCGCCACGCTCGACGGCGCGTTCGCCGGCACCGATCGCGAGGCGATCGAGATGGTGCACTGGCTCCTGGCTAACGACGGCCTGTTCGTCGGCGGCTCGGCGGCGCTCGCGTGCGTCGGCGCGGTCAAGCTGGCGCGCGTGCTCGGGTCGGGCGCGACGGTCGCGACGATCCTGTGCGACGGCGCCCAGCGCTACGCGTCGCGCCTGTTCTCGAGCGAGTGGCTGGCGGCCAAGGGCCTCACGCCGACCGCGACCGATCTGTCGTTCGTCTCGTGA